In Palleronia sp. LCG004, a single window of DNA contains:
- a CDS encoding response regulator transcription factor, with product MKIMLAEDDAKVADYIVAGLSEHGHSVDRFDDGRDALSYCLYNDCDLAILDRMLPGMDGLSVLKALRASNKSLPVLFLTALGQVDDRVEGLAAGSDDYLTKPFHFSELVARIDAIVRRKTETSVQPVLTVHDLTLDLMSRTATRQGNVIELHSKEFSILEVLMRNCGRVVTRTLLLERVWNFNFEPNTTVVETHMSRLRAKVDKPFDTPLIHTIRNTGYSMHGPR from the coding sequence ATGAAGATCATGCTCGCGGAAGACGATGCCAAGGTGGCCGACTACATCGTCGCCGGATTGTCGGAACATGGCCATTCCGTGGATCGGTTCGACGATGGTCGCGATGCGCTCAGCTATTGCCTCTACAACGACTGTGATCTGGCGATCCTCGATCGGATGTTGCCGGGGATGGACGGATTGTCGGTGCTCAAAGCGCTCAGGGCGTCGAACAAGTCCCTGCCGGTCCTTTTCCTGACTGCGCTAGGACAGGTCGACGATCGCGTCGAAGGGCTGGCAGCGGGGAGCGACGACTACCTTACGAAGCCCTTCCATTTCTCGGAGCTCGTCGCCCGCATCGACGCGATCGTCCGCCGCAAGACCGAGACCAGCGTCCAGCCCGTCCTGACCGTGCACGATCTGACGCTCGATCTGATGTCCCGCACCGCGACGAGGCAGGGAAACGTCATCGAATTGCACAGCAAGGAATTCAGCATCCTCGAGGTCCTGATGCGAAATTGCGGGCGTGTCGTCACCCGGACGTTGCTGCTGGAGCGGGTCTGGAACTTCAATTTCGAACCAAACACCACCGTGGTCGAGACGCATATGAGCCGGCTGCGCGCCAAGGTCGACAAGCCGTTCGACACGCCCCTGATTCACACGATCCGAAATACCGGGTATTCCATGCATGGACCGCGGTGA
- a CDS encoding HlyD family secretion protein, with protein sequence MKHLKPIILVLALVAVGGGLWLWWQHERVHPSTDDAYLQANVLTVAPQVGGAIETVEVSENQHVEAGDLLFQIETDDLEAAVESAQATYDDARMQNSSAITELSSVSAQVDSARAALTDAQDAYDRTSRLFELGDVAQAALDQATSTRDQARAALDSAQSALTSARERTGEAGDDNPAVRAAEAQLTLARINLERARVTAPVSGWIANLDLRPGALVAPNMPLFSLVEDGDWWIDANFKETDLARLRPGQPVTIEIDMYPGLTLDGMVESLGAGSGAVFSLLPPQNASGNWVKVTQRFPVRIGLDTRPDDPAMQLRVGASTSVTVDTSELDDGR encoded by the coding sequence ATGAAACACCTCAAACCGATCATTCTCGTTCTCGCTCTTGTCGCCGTGGGTGGCGGATTGTGGCTGTGGTGGCAGCACGAACGAGTTCATCCGTCCACGGATGACGCCTATCTTCAGGCGAACGTGCTGACCGTCGCCCCACAGGTCGGCGGCGCGATCGAGACGGTCGAGGTCTCCGAGAACCAGCATGTCGAAGCGGGGGATCTGCTGTTCCAGATCGAGACCGACGATCTGGAGGCGGCGGTCGAATCCGCGCAGGCCACCTATGACGATGCACGGATGCAGAACAGCTCGGCGATCACCGAGCTGTCTTCGGTCTCGGCGCAGGTCGACAGCGCGAGGGCCGCGCTGACCGATGCGCAGGATGCCTATGACAGGACGTCAAGGTTGTTCGAACTGGGCGACGTGGCACAGGCTGCGCTGGATCAGGCCACCTCGACCCGCGATCAGGCAAGGGCCGCACTGGACAGTGCGCAATCCGCGCTGACATCGGCGCGCGAGCGGACGGGCGAGGCCGGAGACGACAACCCCGCCGTGCGTGCGGCGGAGGCGCAACTGACCCTCGCGCGGATCAACCTGGAGCGGGCGCGGGTGACGGCCCCCGTCTCGGGCTGGATCGCCAATCTCGATCTCAGGCCCGGCGCGCTGGTGGCTCCGAACATGCCGCTCTTCTCGCTGGTCGAGGACGGGGACTGGTGGATCGACGCGAACTTCAAGGAAACCGATCTCGCGCGTCTGCGCCCCGGTCAGCCGGTGACGATCGAAATCGACATGTATCCGGGCCTGACGCTCGATGGCATGGTCGAGAGCCTCGGTGCTGGGTCGGGGGCGGTCTTCTCGCTGTTGCCGCCGCAGAACGCGAGCGGAAACTGGGTCAAGGTCACGCAGCGCTTTCCGGTCCGCATCGGTCTCGACACCCGCCCCGACGATCCGGCGATGCAGTTGCGCGTCGGCGCAAGCACGAGCGTCACCGTCGATACGTCGGAACTGGACGACGGGCGATGA
- a CDS encoding HAMP domain-containing sensor histidine kinase: protein MLFGWAALIYVERSLVAELGDDVEQRWHIIATDHANEGEDHVVDTITEVSRVRSGGHHAVAIFGAADDLLAGNIVTPPGGEGLQVGPLDHVDAMPGDVTRDYVYFSGPLQGGTLVVGQRLDLLFHTQVLVFRALTLSGFLVVLTILAVGYYLSGKSLRRLREIEAALSKTSEGDMAVRIAESGGTTQIDRIARQMNHHLDRLSRMVATTRNTAAAAAHDLKSPLGRAYLSLGKATELVERGEDPAGALADTQDELENMRVIFDSYLQLSRIEAAGEDHLTRQVDLRALIAELVETFALIAEDEKQGLSFEVEEGEYGVMGDGQMLQQLAVNLLQNAVTHGGDGNMITVGLSRAPGCIRFTVADTGPGIPEASRDRVFEPFHRLDPSRSKPGSGLGLALVRAIAEKHNGTVTFGDNRPGLIVEVDLPAVLHR from the coding sequence GTGCTGTTCGGCTGGGCCGCACTGATCTACGTGGAACGCAGCCTGGTGGCGGAGCTGGGCGACGATGTGGAGCAGCGCTGGCACATCATCGCCACGGACCATGCGAACGAAGGAGAAGACCACGTCGTCGACACGATCACCGAGGTGTCGCGTGTCAGGTCGGGCGGGCACCACGCCGTCGCGATCTTCGGGGCAGCTGACGACCTCCTCGCAGGGAACATCGTGACCCCGCCGGGGGGCGAGGGGCTGCAAGTCGGCCCGCTCGATCATGTCGATGCGATGCCGGGCGACGTCACGCGTGACTACGTCTATTTCTCCGGCCCGTTGCAAGGTGGCACACTGGTTGTCGGTCAGCGGCTGGACCTGCTTTTCCACACGCAAGTTCTCGTCTTTCGAGCGCTCACCCTGAGCGGCTTCCTCGTCGTTCTGACGATACTGGCCGTCGGCTACTATCTGAGCGGCAAGAGCCTGCGGCGATTGCGGGAGATCGAGGCCGCCCTGTCGAAAACCAGCGAGGGGGACATGGCGGTGCGCATTGCGGAAAGCGGCGGCACGACGCAGATCGATCGGATCGCAAGGCAGATGAATCACCATCTCGACCGGTTGTCGCGAATGGTCGCGACCACGCGCAATACCGCCGCCGCCGCGGCACATGATCTGAAGTCGCCGCTCGGCCGCGCCTATCTCTCGCTGGGCAAAGCCACCGAGTTGGTGGAGCGGGGCGAAGATCCCGCCGGTGCGCTCGCCGACACGCAGGACGAACTCGAGAACATGCGTGTCATCTTCGATTCCTACCTTCAGCTTTCCCGCATTGAGGCTGCCGGAGAAGATCACCTGACCAGGCAAGTCGATTTGCGCGCTTTGATCGCCGAACTGGTCGAGACCTTTGCCTTGATCGCCGAGGATGAAAAACAGGGGCTGTCCTTCGAGGTGGAAGAAGGGGAGTACGGGGTCATGGGCGATGGTCAGATGCTGCAGCAATTGGCGGTAAATCTTCTGCAGAATGCGGTCACCCATGGTGGCGATGGCAACATGATCACGGTGGGATTGAGCCGCGCGCCGGGGTGTATCCGGTTCACTGTCGCGGATACCGGGCCCGGAATTCCCGAGGCATCCAGAGATCGTGTCTTCGAGCCGTTCCACCGTCTCGATCCCAGCCGGTCAAAACCGGGAAGCGGCCTCGGGTTGGCACTCGTCCGTGCGATCGCCGAGAAACACAATGGGACGGTCACGTTCGGGGACAATCGTCCGGGGCTGATCGTCGAAGTCGACCTTCCCGCAGTCCTCCATCGCTGA
- a CDS encoding endonuclease/exonuclease/phosphatase family protein: protein MKKDDDVGLTVASWNVRAGLGRDLKRRPERTIEVISELGADVIVLQEADFRRHPRPSALPSSDWQIAGYNVLPISGSGVGIGWHGIAILFSPSVTIEETLRFDLPALEPRGAVVVTAHIANTRFRLSGVHLGLLRRNRRAQLHFLQERVREMPPCPTILAGDFNEWSAHRGLEPLRHTMRQASPGPSFPAGRPFLSLDRFAWSNGADLVESRVVDTHLTRIASDHRPILGRFNLARMAGSEPAKG from the coding sequence ATGAAGAAAGATGACGACGTCGGATTGACGGTCGCCAGCTGGAACGTACGCGCCGGCCTCGGGCGGGATCTGAAGCGCCGGCCGGAGCGCACGATCGAGGTGATTTCGGAGCTCGGGGCCGATGTCATCGTCCTGCAGGAAGCCGATTTTCGTCGTCATCCACGCCCGTCCGCTCTTCCGAGCTCCGACTGGCAGATCGCCGGTTACAATGTCCTGCCGATCTCCGGCTCGGGTGTCGGCATCGGCTGGCATGGGATCGCGATCCTGTTTTCGCCCAGCGTCACTATCGAGGAGACGCTCCGTTTCGACCTGCCCGCATTGGAGCCTCGGGGAGCCGTCGTGGTGACGGCACACATCGCGAACACGCGATTTCGGTTGTCGGGCGTCCATCTCGGTTTGCTGCGGCGCAATCGTCGCGCGCAACTTCATTTCCTGCAGGAGAGGGTCCGCGAGATGCCTCCCTGCCCGACCATTCTGGCGGGAGATTTCAATGAATGGTCCGCCCATCGGGGGTTGGAGCCCCTTCGCCACACGATGCGGCAAGCGAGCCCCGGACCCAGCTTTCCGGCGGGCCGCCCGTTCCTGAGTCTCGATCGATTTGCCTGGTCGAATGGGGCCGACCTCGTCGAGAGCCGTGTGGTGGATACTCACCTGACACGCATCGCGTCGGATCACCGGCCGATCCTTGGCCGCTTCAACCTTGCGCGAATGGCGGGGTCAGAACCGGCAAAAGGGTGA
- a CDS encoding HdeD family acid-resistance protein: MQTHPRSPTRPTAKRNGFRNLRVVGCILAAFGILAIFLPRVATFEAELLVAWMLTLWGAVGLWFSRSIRPAPEWRYGFAAFGFLFLVGVALILFPLAGIAALTVLMMLSFLMEGILSILFGLRSSAHVSNWGWLVFSGLCSFAAGVVILFGWPWTASWTLGLMMGLNFLSTGLSLVMLAKPARNMR, encoded by the coding sequence ATGCAGACTCATCCTCGATCGCCGACGCGCCCGACCGCGAAAAGGAACGGTTTTAGGAACCTGAGAGTTGTCGGCTGTATCCTTGCCGCGTTCGGCATCCTCGCCATCTTCTTGCCTAGGGTGGCGACTTTCGAGGCCGAGTTGCTCGTGGCATGGATGCTGACCCTGTGGGGGGCCGTTGGCCTCTGGTTCTCCCGGTCGATCCGGCCCGCGCCGGAATGGCGCTATGGCTTCGCCGCCTTCGGGTTCCTGTTCCTCGTGGGGGTCGCCCTCATCCTCTTTCCGCTTGCGGGAATCGCCGCACTGACAGTGCTGATGATGCTTTCGTTCCTGATGGAGGGCATCCTCTCGATCCTCTTCGGGCTTCGCAGCAGCGCGCATGTGTCGAACTGGGGATGGCTCGTGTTCAGCGGTCTCTGTTCCTTTGCCGCGGGTGTCGTTATCCTGTTCGGATGGCCATGGACCGCAAGCTGGACATTGGGCCTGATGATGGGTCTCAACTTTCTGTCGACCGGCCTGTCGCTGGTCATGCTGGCAAAACCGGCAAGAAACATGCGCTGA
- a CDS encoding DHA2 family efflux MFS transporter permease subunit has protein sequence MSSAEASDEAAPAPRGGAGKAVRWTIVLAVVLTAVLEVLDSTIVNVALPQIQAAFGITNDQTVWILTSYIVASVVVMPLTGFFVRRVGRRRLIISAIVGFATFSALCGLSWSVEIMVACRLGQGIFGAFLIPLSQSILFDSFPKEKRGQAMAFFGLGVVVAPVLGPTLGALLTEYFSWRAVFYVNLPIAAFALTMMSGELKSEDTHAIRVDWVGLALMVGAIASLQLMLDLGQSRDWFASKLIQIAAIAMIGCGVAFVVRGRGKADNIIDFSLFRDRSFAGANVAIMGFGVAMFGSIAILPLFVQGLLGYPVLDAGFLFIPRGIAAGFSMVLTGSVLVTRFDPRKLLVLGLVLTGTGNMMLGLLNLDAGFWNLAWPGVVSGLGMGLFFVPMSTLAFQNIGSDRQDEASGIYGVTRSLGSSVGIALVGWQVASRMQFHYATLASGITPFDAAARDWLAPLNLDPGSAEGAARIAAQIQQQASLLAFQDAFLLTGAAAFLMLPVVLILQRPKAQAAPAITH, from the coding sequence ATGAGCTCCGCCGAGGCGTCGGACGAGGCGGCACCTGCGCCGCGCGGCGGGGCAGGCAAAGCGGTTCGCTGGACGATCGTGCTGGCCGTCGTGCTGACGGCGGTGCTCGAAGTGCTCGACAGCACCATCGTCAACGTGGCGCTGCCGCAGATCCAGGCGGCCTTCGGCATCACCAACGACCAGACGGTCTGGATCCTCACCAGCTATATCGTGGCCTCGGTCGTGGTCATGCCGCTCACCGGGTTCTTCGTCCGGCGGGTGGGGCGGCGGCGACTGATCATCTCAGCCATCGTCGGCTTTGCCACCTTCTCGGCGCTCTGCGGTCTGTCGTGGAGCGTCGAGATCATGGTCGCCTGCCGCCTCGGGCAAGGTATCTTCGGTGCCTTCCTGATCCCGCTGTCGCAATCGATCCTCTTCGACAGCTTTCCCAAGGAAAAACGCGGGCAGGCCATGGCGTTCTTCGGACTAGGCGTCGTGGTGGCCCCCGTGCTGGGGCCCACGCTGGGGGCTCTCCTGACCGAGTACTTCTCGTGGCGGGCGGTCTTCTACGTCAACCTGCCCATCGCAGCCTTTGCCCTGACCATGATGTCGGGAGAGCTGAAATCCGAGGACACCCATGCGATCAGGGTCGACTGGGTCGGTCTCGCGCTCATGGTGGGGGCCATCGCGTCGCTGCAGCTGATGCTGGACCTCGGTCAAAGCCGCGACTGGTTCGCCTCGAAGCTGATCCAGATCGCCGCGATCGCGATGATCGGCTGCGGCGTCGCGTTCGTGGTGCGGGGCCGGGGAAAGGCCGACAACATCATCGATTTCTCGCTGTTCCGCGATCGCAGCTTTGCCGGTGCGAACGTCGCGATCATGGGCTTCGGCGTGGCGATGTTCGGTTCGATCGCGATCCTGCCGCTCTTCGTGCAGGGTCTTCTGGGCTATCCGGTGCTCGATGCGGGGTTCCTGTTCATCCCGCGCGGGATCGCGGCGGGCTTTTCGATGGTGCTGACCGGATCGGTGCTGGTCACGCGGTTCGATCCGCGCAAGCTTCTGGTGCTGGGACTGGTCCTGACGGGGACGGGCAACATGATGCTGGGTCTTCTGAACCTCGATGCGGGTTTCTGGAACCTCGCATGGCCTGGCGTCGTCTCGGGCCTCGGAATGGGGCTGTTCTTCGTTCCGATGTCGACCCTTGCGTTCCAGAATATCGGTTCGGACCGTCAGGACGAAGCCTCGGGCATCTATGGCGTGACGCGGTCGCTGGGCTCGTCGGTCGGCATTGCACTGGTCGGCTGGCAGGTCGCGAGCCGGATGCAGTTCCATTATGCAACGCTGGCATCCGGCATCACGCCTTTCGACGCAGCCGCGAGGGACTGGCTCGCGCCGCTGAACCTCGATCCCGGCTCGGCCGAGGGGGCCGCACGGATCGCCGCGCAGATCCAGCAGCAGGCCAGCTTGCTGGCGTTCCAGGATGCCTTTCTCCTGACGGGGGCCGCGGCATTCCTGATGTTGCCCGTAGTGCTGATACTGCAGCGCCCGAAAGCGCAGGCCGCCCCGGCGATCACGCATTGA
- the mprF gene encoding bifunctional lysylphosphatidylglycerol flippase/synthetase MprF, whose amino-acid sequence MATIKTPTFVKRAIRLIEHPATKILIPVVIGMIAVIVLHELAGHVRWTEVKADLASARPELLLVAFACTLLSFAGIAAYDFLSTRIVAPNRMPAAVPMVTGAAGYAISNLLGVSYLTGTAVRYRVYSAFGLDFVKVTAIVGISWSGFVSALLLAFGALLTLHPAGLGAVVDIPPVVETSIGAVLLAGFAAYMLWLATGRRRVRSDEYVVDLPGPAQAASLTLAGIMDVAGTALTLYVLLPPDIAPNIAVFATVFLAAVGLGILSHAPGGLGAFEATIIAGLGATGRPDVLASLLLYRLIYTLLPFAIAAIGLAVAAALANRGKLHAMSGVVWRATKPVVPVLAAALAMLAGIILLVSGNLPAEGTRLDLLRDVFPLGVVEASHLAGSLAGALLIVVAAGLYRKLYRAWLFAMALIAVGSVVSLAKGLDWIEALTMAATLIALGLLRPAFYRAESISLFRLDRRWIISIVVLAAAIFWIGLFAYDHVDYRNALWWQFSWNGDASRFLRASLILAIVLAAVIVNSLISYRPPVRELPEIPDIVRKLVAESEDTEANIALTGDKLFLVSDDETAFITYADTGTSLIAKGDPVGDPKAGQDLIWALRERAYRAGKRVAFYAVSPAYLPTYLDLGLSILKIGEVARVDLQGFTLDGSRRKGLRQARGRALRDGFTYGVVPRTELDAVLPELRHISDAWLARKQGEEKGFALGAFTEEYIRNFDVAVLRDPEGRIIAFANLFQGAGRHELSLDLMRYLPDAPHFAMDALFAEMMLRGAAEGYRWMSLGAAPFAGVENRQLAPMWNRIGGFIYEHGEHFYHFEGLRAFKEKFDPVWSPNYIACPGGLAAPRILYEVNVLVSGGLRGLMK is encoded by the coding sequence ATGGCGACCATCAAGACCCCGACATTCGTCAAGCGGGCGATCCGGCTGATCGAACACCCGGCAACAAAGATCCTGATCCCCGTCGTCATCGGTATGATCGCCGTCATCGTGCTGCACGAACTCGCCGGTCACGTGCGATGGACAGAGGTGAAGGCCGATCTCGCGTCGGCACGGCCCGAACTGCTCCTCGTGGCATTCGCCTGCACATTGTTGAGCTTTGCCGGAATCGCGGCCTACGACTTCCTCTCAACGCGGATCGTCGCACCGAACAGAATGCCTGCAGCGGTACCGATGGTCACCGGGGCCGCGGGCTACGCGATATCGAACCTCCTCGGGGTGTCGTATCTGACCGGTACGGCCGTCAGATACAGGGTCTATTCCGCCTTCGGCCTCGACTTCGTCAAGGTCACCGCGATCGTCGGGATCTCGTGGTCGGGTTTCGTATCCGCGCTTCTTCTGGCCTTCGGCGCGCTGTTGACCCTGCATCCCGCGGGATTGGGCGCGGTCGTCGATATCCCGCCCGTCGTCGAGACGTCGATCGGCGCGGTCCTTCTAGCCGGTTTCGCCGCGTATATGCTTTGGCTGGCCACCGGCAGGAGGCGCGTCAGATCGGACGAGTACGTCGTCGACCTTCCAGGACCGGCACAGGCGGCGAGCTTGACGCTTGCGGGTATCATGGATGTCGCAGGCACCGCCCTGACCCTCTACGTGCTGCTGCCACCCGACATCGCACCGAACATCGCCGTCTTCGCGACGGTCTTCCTCGCGGCAGTCGGGCTCGGCATCCTCAGCCACGCGCCCGGAGGGTTGGGCGCGTTCGAGGCGACCATCATCGCCGGGCTCGGGGCCACGGGCCGACCCGACGTTCTGGCGTCGCTGCTGCTCTATCGCCTCATCTATACCCTTTTGCCCTTCGCGATCGCGGCGATCGGGCTGGCCGTCGCGGCCGCCTTGGCCAATCGAGGAAAACTACACGCCATGTCAGGCGTCGTCTGGCGCGCGACCAAACCCGTGGTGCCGGTCCTTGCCGCGGCGCTTGCCATGCTCGCCGGCATCATCCTGCTCGTCTCGGGCAACCTGCCCGCCGAAGGCACGCGGCTCGATCTTCTGCGCGATGTCTTTCCATTGGGCGTCGTCGAAGCCTCCCATCTCGCCGGAAGCCTCGCGGGTGCCCTGCTGATCGTCGTGGCGGCGGGGCTTTACCGAAAGCTCTACCGCGCATGGCTCTTTGCCATGGCGCTCATCGCTGTCGGCTCGGTCGTCTCGCTTGCCAAGGGGCTTGACTGGATCGAGGCGCTTACCATGGCCGCGACGCTCATCGCGCTTGGATTGCTGCGCCCCGCATTCTACCGCGCCGAAAGCATTTCCCTGTTCCGCCTCGACCGGCGGTGGATCATCAGCATCGTCGTGCTGGCCGCTGCGATCTTCTGGATCGGACTGTTCGCCTATGATCACGTCGATTACCGGAACGCCCTGTGGTGGCAATTCAGCTGGAACGGCGATGCATCGCGCTTCCTTCGTGCCAGCCTGATCCTTGCCATCGTACTTGCGGCGGTCATCGTCAACTCGCTCATCAGCTACCGCCCTCCGGTTCGCGAGCTGCCCGAGATCCCCGATATCGTACGAAAACTCGTGGCGGAAAGCGAGGATACCGAGGCGAACATCGCGCTGACGGGTGACAAGCTGTTCCTCGTCTCCGACGACGAAACCGCGTTCATCACCTATGCGGATACCGGGACTTCGCTGATCGCCAAGGGGGATCCCGTGGGCGACCCGAAGGCCGGACAGGACCTGATATGGGCATTGCGCGAACGCGCCTATCGGGCAGGCAAGCGCGTGGCGTTCTACGCGGTGTCACCGGCATATCTGCCGACCTACCTCGATCTCGGGCTCTCCATCCTGAAGATCGGCGAGGTTGCACGCGTCGATCTGCAGGGCTTCACGCTCGACGGCTCAAGGCGCAAGGGCCTCCGGCAGGCGCGCGGCCGGGCCCTCCGCGACGGTTTCACCTATGGGGTCGTCCCGCGTACAGAACTGGACGCTGTCCTGCCGGAGTTGCGGCACATCTCCGACGCATGGCTCGCGCGGAAGCAGGGCGAGGAAAAGGGCTTTGCCCTCGGGGCCTTTACCGAAGAATACATTCGTAATTTCGACGTGGCCGTGCTGCGCGATCCCGAAGGGCGGATCATCGCATTCGCCAACCTCTTCCAGGGCGCGGGCCGACACGAGCTGTCGCTCGACCTCATGCGCTATCTCCCCGACGCTCCGCATTTTGCCATGGATGCGCTCTTTGCCGAAATGATGCTCAGGGGGGCGGCCGAGGGCTATCGCTGGATGTCACTGGGGGCTGCCCCGTTTGCCGGGGTCGAGAACCGCCAGCTCGCACCCATGTGGAACCGGATCGGCGGGTTCATCTACGAACATGGCGAACATTTCTATCACTTCGAAGGGTTGCGCGCCTTCAAGGAGAAGTTCGATCCCGTCTGGTCGCCGAACTATATCGCCTGCCCCGGCGGTTTGGCCGCGCCCCGCATCCTCTATGAGGTCAACGTGCTGGTCTCGGGCGGGCTGCGCGGATTGATGAAATAG
- a CDS encoding DUF202 domain-containing protein translates to MIVNFQTHAANERTFLAWVRTAVAIVGFGLAAARLGERSVPHWSTYLLFAAGGAVVVIAWLRMRHVRRRIDLKERLPDDDGPAEAFLLLLVMALFLLLGSFVVHVAP, encoded by the coding sequence ATGATCGTCAATTTCCAGACCCATGCCGCGAACGAGCGGACGTTCCTCGCATGGGTGCGCACCGCCGTTGCGATCGTCGGTTTCGGACTTGCCGCCGCCCGGCTGGGCGAGCGTTCGGTGCCGCATTGGTCGACCTATCTGCTCTTTGCAGCGGGCGGTGCCGTCGTGGTCATCGCATGGCTTCGGATGCGGCACGTGCGCAGGCGGATCGACCTGAAGGAGCGGCTGCCCGACGATGACGGCCCGGCCGAAGCCTTTCTGCTCTTGCTCGTGATGGCCCTGTTCCTGCTGCTTGGGAGCTTTGTCGTCCATGTCGCGCCTTGA